From Nostoc flagelliforme CCNUN1, a single genomic window includes:
- a CDS encoding helix-turn-helix domain-containing protein: MTNTEIASSLRLTRGQVRLWRTRWQNAAQEWEQVKSEDIEDETLFTQIISILKDEPRRGNPGKFSLEEIVQIIAVACEIPATSERPVSHWTPKELADEVVKRKIVSEISPRSVGRFLKSSNVATTSKSLLVKRKSTRSKSI; this comes from the coding sequence ATGACGAATACGGAAATTGCGTCATCATTACGATTAACACGGGGACAGGTGCGATTATGGCGAACAAGATGGCAAAATGCAGCTCAAGAATGGGAGCAAGTCAAATCAGAAGATATCGAGGATGAAACGTTGTTCACACAGATCATCTCGATACTTAAAGATGAGCCACGACGTGGGAATCCAGGAAAATTTAGTCTGGAAGAAATCGTTCAAATTATTGCAGTTGCGTGTGAAATACCAGCAACTTCGGAGCGTCCAGTCAGCCACTGGACGCCCAAAGAGCTTGCAGACGAAGTGGTCAAGCGCAAAATAGTATCAGAGATTTCGCCCCGAAGCGTAGGTCGTTTTTTAAAATCAAGCAATGTTGCAACCACATCGAAGTCGTTACTGGTTAAACGCAAATCCACCAGATCCAAAAGTATTTAA
- a CDS encoding transposase, translating into MTGIQALERAYPTQEMELGKIEYQEFEYIRHGTLSLIASWGVAEGLVLNASVKETRNEDDFANHIAQIIATNPNDGWIFVTDQLNTHKSESLVRQVATNCGIDIDLGIKGKSGILHSMESRAAFLTDTSHRIRFVYTPKHSSWLNQIECWFSILVRRLLRRGNFISTHDLKQQILNFIDYFNCTLAKPFVWKFLGYPDSA; encoded by the coding sequence ATGACAGGTATTCAAGCACTCGAACGAGCATATCCCACCCAGGAAATGGAACTTGGCAAAATTGAATACCAAGAATTTGAGTACATTCGGCATGGAACCCTTTCTTTAATTGCCTCTTGGGGCGTAGCTGAAGGACTTGTACTAAATGCCTCTGTTAAAGAAACACGCAACGAAGATGATTTCGCTAATCATATTGCTCAAATAATCGCTACCAATCCAAACGATGGATGGATTTTTGTTACCGATCAACTCAATACTCATAAGTCTGAGTCTTTAGTTCGACAAGTTGCAACTAACTGCGGTATAGACATTGATTTAGGTATTAAAGGTAAATCTGGTATTCTCCATTCGATGGAGTCTCGTGCAGCATTTTTAACTGATACAAGTCATCGAATTCGTTTTGTTTACACTCCAAAGCATAGTTCTTGGCTCAATCAGATTGAGTGTTGGTTTAGTATTTTGGTACGTCGTTTACTTCGACGTGGTAACTTTATTTCTACTCACGACCTCAAACAACAAATTTTGAATTTTATTGATTACTTTAATTGCACTTTGGCAAAGCCATTTGTTTGGAAGTTTTTAGGCTATCCTGATTCTGCTTAG